The following DNA comes from Glaciihabitans arcticus.
CGGCGTCCGGACCGAGGCTGTCGGAAGAGATACTCCAGTCGGGGAGGTTAGTGCGCACTGTTGTCGAGGTGGACGTGAAGACCCCTGCCACGACGGCGAAGGTTCCGAAGTAGAGCAGCAGGGCGGAGCTCGAGAGCAGCATCACGAAGCGGGTGAGGGTTCGGCGGGCGGCGTCATCCGCTTCGAAGAGATATGACGAGGCAGGTCGCGGCGCGAGGGCGATTCGCCGCAGGGCAATCATCACCGCGACGGCGAGCACTGCTGTTGCGGCGATGATCGGCACCACGTAGAACCAGGCCGGGTTCGGGCTCCCGCTGATCGACTCGGCACCGAAGGCTCCGCTGATCGCACGCCAGATTCCGAGCTCGTCGCGCGACGAGGCAAGTGCGGTGACGACGAGGAAGACAACGAGGATGCCGGCACTGGCGAGCGGGAGAGTGAATCCCCACGGAGGTCCGAAACTTCCGCTACCACGCGGCACGAGCTCAGCTGTGCGCACCGACCCTGCCGACGGCCATGCCGGCAGCGGAGCCACGGAAACCACAAGGCACCCGAGGATGGCCGCTATCGATACGCCGAGCACATGGCCGAGACCAGTCCAGTTTGCGGGCTGTGGGACGACAGTTAGGAGCACGGCGACGACGAAGAACACACCGAACGCGATCGTCATCCTGAACCGCAGTCCGCGCACAACGGCGTCGACCTCGAGCGAGTGATCGATGAACTGTTCGGAGCGAGCGCGCGAGCGGGTGCGCAGCACGAGCAGAACGACAATGAGCGCGCCGATGACGACGAGCGCGAAGGGGAAGAGCAGGAACATCGAAGCGCCTAACTTGTATCAACTGGTTGACACAAGTTAGCACGCCGCGATTGAGAAGCGCTAGCCGTTCTGCGGGAACCCGAGGTTGATGCCGCCGTGCGACGGATCGAGCCAACGCGAGGTGATCGCCTTCTGGCGCGTGAAGAAGCGGATCGCGTCGGGACCGTAAGCCTTGGTGTCGCCGAACAGCGAGTCCTTCCAGCCGCCGAACGAGTAGTAGCCGACGGGCACGGGGATCGGCACGTTGATGCCGACCATGCCCACCTGGACCTCGCGCTGGAAGCGGCGGGCCGCTCCCCCGTCGTTGGTGAAGATCGCCGTGCCGTTGCCGTACTGGCTGGAGTTGATGAGTTCGAGGCCGTCATCGTAGGTCTCGACGCGCACGACACTGAGCACCGGCCCGAAGATCTCGTGCTGGTAGACGTCGCTCGTCGTCGCGACCTTGTCGATCAGCGTCGGGCCCAGCCAGAAGCCGTCGGACTCGCCGTCGACCTCGATGCCGCGACCGTCGACCACAACGTCGGCGCCGTCCGCGAGGGCGACGTCGATGAAACCGGCGACCTTGTCACGGTGCTCCTTCGTGATCAGCGGCCCCATGTCGCAGCCGCGGGTTCCGTCGCCGACGGTGAGACCCTCAATGCGCGACTTGATCTTGGCGATCAGCTCGTCGGCCACCGGTTCGACGGCCACGATGACCGAGATGGCCATGCAGCGCTCGCCCGCGGATCCGAACCCGGCGTTGACGGCCGAATCCGCGACCAGGTCGAGGTCGGCGTCGGGCAGCACGAGCATGTGGTTCTTCGCTCCGCCGAGCGCCTGGACGCGCTTGCCGTTCTTCGATGCAGTCTCGTAGATGTACTTCGCGATCGGCGTGGATCCCACGAACGAGATTGAGGCGACGTCGGGGTGCTCGAGCAGGGCGTCCACCGACTCCTTGTCGCCGTGCACGACGTTGAAGACGCCGTCGGGCAGGCCTGCCTCCTTGAGCAGCTTGGCCATCCAGATGGCGGCGCTCGGGTCCTTCTCGCTCGGCTTCAGCACCACGGTATTGCCCGCCGCGATCGCGATCGGGAAGAACCACAGCGGAACCATGGCCGGGAAGTTGAAGGGGCTGATGATGCCGACCACGCCGAGCGGCTGGTTGATCGAATAGACGTCGACGCCGGTCGACACGTTCTCGCTGTACTCGCCCTTTGCCAGGTGCGGGATGCCGGTCGCGAACTCGACGACCTCGAGGCCTCTCGCCACCTCACCGAGCGCATCGGACGTGACCTTGCCGTGCTCGTTGGTGAGGATCGCGGCGACCTCCTCCTTGCGGGCGTTCAGCAGCTCGCGGAAGGTGAACAGCACGCCCTGGCGCTTGTTCCAGCTGGCTCCGGCCCACTCGGGGAACGCGGCCTTCGCGGCCTGGACCGCGGAGTCGACGTCGCCCGTGGTGGCGAGGCGCACCTCGCGCTGCACAACGCCGCGCGCGGGGTTGTAGACGGGTGCCGTTCGGGTCGATTCGCCCGCAAACGGAGCGCCATTAAGCCAGTGGTCGAGGATATCCATGGGGCCAGCCTAGATTGTCCGGGGCCACTGTCACACTGGAGCCATGGACCCCATTGTCGCCCTGCTTCTCGGACTGCTCGTCGGTGTGATCCTCGGCGGCTTCATCGGCCTCCTGCTGGCCCGCACGAGACGTGCCGCAGCCGACCCCGCGTTGCTCGAGGCACGCCATGCAGCGGTCGTCGCGGAGATCCGCTCCGAGGAGTCATCGCACCGCTCGCAGCTCTCGGCCGAGCTGGCCGCGCTGCAGGCCACGGCCGCCGGCCTGCGCGAGCAGATCGGCATCCAGCAGCAGCAGTACAGCGAGTTCGCCGAGCGCAGCAGGTCGGAGCAGCTCGCCGTGACCGAGCGTGAGCGGGCTGAGAGCAAGGTGCTGCAGGCACTCACCCCCGTGCAGGAGACGCTGCGCACCATGCAGCAGAAGGTGACCGACCTCGAGGCCCAGCGCGCGGTGCAGCACGGCGAGATCTCGCAGCAGCTGCGCAGCGCCACCGAGAGCGAGGAGCGCCTGCGCAGTACCGCGGAATCCCTCGCCTCGGCGCTGCGTAACAACAGCACGCGCGGCGTGTGGGGCGAGACCCAGCTGCGCAATGTCGTGCAGGCCGCCGGGCTCATCGAGCGGGTCGACTTCTCGGTGCAGTCGTCCATCCATTCCGACGCGGGTGCCGGGCGTCCAGACATGGTCATTCATCTCCCGGGCGGCAAGAACATCGCCGTCGACGCGAAGGTGCCGTTCGCGGCCTACCTCGAAGCCAGCGCGATCGCGGTCACGGCAACGGGCGAGGAGGGTGCGCGGCGTGAGGCGTTCCTGAAACAGCACGTCCGCGCCGTGAGGGCGCACATCGATGCGCTCGCCAGCAAGGCGTACTGGGCGGGGCTCGAGGCGTCACCCGAGCTGGTGATCGCGTTCATCCCGAGCGAGTCGCTCGTTGCATCCGCCATGGAAGCCGACCCCGGCATCATGGACTACGCGTTCTCGAAGCGCGTGGCGCTGGCCTCGCCGGTCACGCTCTGGTCGGTGCTCAAGACCGTCGCCTTCTCCTGGCAGCAAGACGTTCTGACCGAAGACGCGAAACAGCTCTTCGACCTCAGCAAAGACCTGTACTCACGGCTCTCAACGCTCTCCGAGCACGCGGATAAACTGCGCCGCTCGATCGACTCGACGGTGTCGAGCTATAACCAGTTCGCCAACTCGCTCGAGACGCGTGTGCTGGTCACCGCCCGCAAGCTGAACGCCCTCGACGAGTCGAAGGTGCTGGGCGAGGCGACGCTCATCGAGTCGAGCGCGAAGCAGCTGACCGCCGTCGAGCTCGAGCTGCCCGAGGAGCGCAGCGCTTAGCTCGCCAGGGAGACACCCCAACCATCTGGTCGTTTGTTGGCCAGGATGCCGTTCGAACGGCCCGATCACCAACAAATGGCGGGTTGGTCACACCTTCGCAAACAACGCGGCGTTTTGCCAACCGCGCGCCCCGGCGCAACTCCGCGCGGTTAGCAGAAACCCGCGCGGATGCCCTGCCGCCCCGAACCGGCGCGGATGGGCCCTAGGCCCAGAGTTCGGCGACGTGGTCGGCAGCGACGCGACGTATGGTGCCGGAGCGACCGCGCAGCACGATGCTCTCGGTGCGGATGATCGGCCCGAGTCGACGCACGCCGCTCACGAGCTCGCCATCGGTCACGCCGGTGGCGACGAAGTAGGTGTTGTCGCTGCGTACGAGGTCACTCGCCTCGTAGACGTGGTCGAAGATCAGGCCGGCGTCGAGACCCTTCTGTCTCTCCTCATCGGTCTTCGGATGCAGACGGCCCTGGATGAACCCACCGAGTGCCTTGATGGCACAGGCCGTCGCGACTCCTTCGGGGCTGCCGCCTGTTCCGACGCACATGTCGATGCGCGAACCGTACATGGCCGCGTTGATGCCTCCGGCGACATCGCCGTCGAGCATCAGGCGGGTCTTGGCACCGGCGGCGTGGATCTCTTCAATGAGTCCGACGTGCCGCGGGCGGTCGAGCACGGCGACGACGATCTCGCCGATCGGCTTGTCCTTCGCCTTCGCTAGGGCCGCGATGTTGACGTCGATGGGCTGGCGGATGTCGATGACCCCGATGCCTTCGGCTCCGGTGACGATCTTGTCCATGTAGAAGACGGACGACGCGTCGAGCATCGAACCGCGATCGGCGACGGCGATCATGCTGAGGGCGTTCTGGCGTCCGGCCGCGGTGAGCGAGGTGCCGTCGATGGGGTCGACGGCGATGTCGGCTGCTGGTCCGTTGCCGTTGCCGACGTGCTCGCCGTTGAAGAGCATCGGCGCCTTGTCCTTCTCGCCCTCGCCGATGACGACGACGCCGTCGAAGTTGACGGTTCCGAGGAACTTGCGCATGGCATCCACTGCCGCGCCGTCGGCGGCGAGCTTGTCGCCGCGCCCGATGAACGGCTGCGCGCGAATGGCTGCAGCCTCGGTCGCCCGCACGAGCTCCATGCCGAGGTTGCGATCGGGGTGCAGGTAGAGAGTGCCGGTTTCAGGGTTCACCACGGTGTCCTTTGGATTCAGGGATTCTGTTGCGCCGTGGTGGGGGTTTCGGGGGAAACCGACGCTCTACAACTGTAGTTCACCGGCCCAGCGCGGCAAGGACTGTGACGAGGGCATCGGGCTCTCCCACGTTGCCGGGCACCACCACGTAGAGCCGGTCGCGGCCATCGATGGCCCGCAGCCTCCAGACGGAGACCCCGGCGATGACCTGTCCGAGCACCTCGGCGCGCTTCGCCCCGATGCCGATGCGGGCGACGTCGGCCGACGTGATGCCGCCCTTGGAGACGACGATCTCGACGGAGGGCAGCAGCGCCCGAACCGACGACGTGAGTGCCTCCATCACGAGGCGGCCGTGGTCGAGGGTGTTGTGCTCGAGGGAACGCTCGCGCTCGGTCGTGACGACGGCGAGGCCGCGCGCCGCGACATCCCGCGCTGCGGTTTCAGCGATGGCGAGTCCGGTCGCAGCCGGGTTCTCAAAGGCATCAGCGGTCGGGATGACCGTGGCCGCCCCGTACTGTGCGGCAACGAGTTCGAGCTGCGCCGTTGCTCCCGCCGTGTGCGAGCCGCAGACGAGCAGGGTCGGAACCGGGGTCGGCACCAGTGGCACGGACAGCAGTCCCGTGCTCTCGACACCGGCAAGCGCGGCGGCGAGCGGCGAGGCCGAGCGCACGACGATGTTCGCACCGCGGGCCCGTGCCGCCTCAACGCCGCGGGCGATCAGGCGCACGTCGTCGTTGGTGACGGCGTCGGGTACAACGACGGTGCCGGGCAGGGCGGCGACGAGCACGTCTTCCACTCCCCCGGCGCGCACGCATTCGATCGGCATCGAGGAGGCCTTGCGGCCCGACTTCTCGAGCACGTAGTCGACGAGCACGGCCGTGGAGAACGGGAACACCGGGTCGTCGGCGAACTCGGTAAGGTGGGCGGCCACGCGCTCGGAGCCCTGGCGCACGTAGTGCACCCCGCCCTCGGTGGTGCGCCCGCCGTCGGGGAATGCGGGAACGAAGAGGATGATCGACTCCTCGTCGGCGAAGACGAGGGTCTCGGTGAAGACGTGGCCGCGCAGGGTGGAGTCGCCGCGCAGCACGAACTGGATGGGTTCGCCGATAGCCCCAGCGGCCTCCTCGGCGTCGGCGCGGATCGAGCGCATCAGCGCGATTGCCTCGTGCTCGGGGATCGCCCGCGAGTTGGTGAGCAGGTAGACGCTGTCGGCCTCGGTGAGCGCTTCGGCGATGAGGGTCGCGCTGCTCTCCAGCAGCACGATGACTCCACTCGCGGACTGCGTGCCCGTGGGGTCGTCATCCAGAACAATCGTCTTCATGGCGGGTTCCTCTAGATTTTGGATACCGGGGGCGACCGAAGCCGCCCCCGGTACGGGGTGAACTACTTGCCGGCGATGATCGCGTCGACCTCGGCGCGCTGCTTCTTGCCCCAGGTCTCGCGGGTGAGAAGCGCGGCGATGAGGCCGATCGCACCACAGCCCATGTAGACCAGTGCGACACCGCCCCAGCCGAGCGGGATGGCGACGGCTGTCGCGATCAGCGGGATGAAGCCGGAGATGGCAGCCGAGAACTGGTAGCCGAGCGACGCACCCGAGTTGCGGGTCGCGGTCGGGAACAGCTCGGAGAACCACGCGCCCTGCGTGCCGGCCAGCGAGTCGTGGATGAGCGTGAGGCCGATGATGTAGGCGATCACGATGAGCACGGCGCTGCCGGTGTTGACCAGCCCGAACAGCGGGAAGCCGAACAGGATCAGGGCGGAGGTACCGATGATGTAGACCGGTTTGCGACCGACCTTGTCACCGAGGTGACCGAACAGGATGGTCGCAGCGACACCGAGGGTCGCGGCGATCACGAGGCCTGTGAGGGCTACCGAGCGGTCGGCAATGGGTTCGTCGCCGCCCGAGATGTACGACAGCAGGTAGGTGACAATCACGTAGAAACCACCGGACTCGGCAAGACGCAGGCCGATCGCGCGGAGCACGTTGCGCCAGTCGCTCTTGATCACCGAGAGGATCGGGTTCTTCTCGAGCTCGCCGGCGGCCTTGGCCTCTTCGAACTCGGGCGACTCGCTGACCTTCAGGCGGATGATGAGACCCGCGACGATGAGCACGGCACTCAGCAGGAACGGAAGGCGCCAGGCCAGCTCGTTGTCGAGACCGACCGAGAACAGGAACACGATGTTCGCCAGCAGCAGTCCCAGCGGAACGCCGGCCTGCGGGATACCCGTGTACTTGCCGCGCTTCTTCCACGGTGCGTGCTCGAACGTCATCAGGATGGCGCCACCCCACTCGGCACCGAAGGCGAGGCCCTGAATGACGCGGATCAGCGTGAGCAGGATGGGCGCCCAGACACCGATCTGCGCGTAGGTCGGCAGGAAGCCGATGAGTACCGTCGCGAAGCCCATGATGAGCAGCGCGCCGACGAGTACCGGCTTGCGGCCGTACTTGTCGCCGAGGTAGCCGCCGATGATGCCGCCGAGCGGGCGCATCGCGAAGCCGATACCGAAGGTCAGGAAGCCGAGCAGCACGCCGACGACCGGGTCCTCGGCGTTGAAGAACGCGTCACCGAAGTAGAGCGCCGCTGCCGTGCCGTAGGCGAGGAAGTCGTAGTTCTCGATCGTGGTGCCGACGGCACTGCCGATCGCTGTCTTCAGCTTGTCGGGAGAGCCGTCCTTGGCCCTCGTTGCCGCCGAAGCGGGTGTGGTGGTGGTCATCTGGTCTATCTCCTTTGATAATCCGCGGGGGACTCCGGATGACCTCCGGTAGATGCCGGGGTTATCCGGTGGGGTAGGTCCCGCCGACGTTGCCTGTTTTGTAGAAGTCGTGAATGTGGAGACTGACGAAGCGGGCTGCTTCGGTCGCGTCTCGTTTTTTGATGGATTCCAGGATGGTGCGGTGCTCGTGCCTGACGACCTGTGCTGTTGCACGCCAGTCCGCGAGCCCCTCATACGCTTCGATCATCTGGCGGTTGATGGCCGTTCGAAGGGATCCCATGAGGTGTGAGGTGAGGGCGTTCCCCGTCGATTCCGCGATCCGAACGTGGAAGGCGGTGTCGAGGCGGTTGAACTCCTTGGTTTCGATGAGCGGGTCATCCATCAGGTCGAGGATTTCCGCGAGCTCAGCGTGGTCGGCGTCGGTTGACCTATAGGCGGCCTCCGAACAGGACCAGGTCTCGAGCGCCACGCGGGTCTCGAGCACGTCGGTCGCGCTGAAGTGACCCAGCGCAAGCTGGAGCTTGAGAAGGTTCACAAACCCGGGTCCGGGGGTGCCGACGAGCATCGCTCCGCCGTCCGCTCCTCCGCCTCGGCGAATGTCCACCACGCCGAGCGCTTCGAGCACCCGCAGCGATTCCCGCAGCGAGGGCCGGGACACACCGAGCAGCTGGGCGAGATCCCTCTCGCTCGGCAGGTGATCGCCCGCCTTCAGCCGCCCATCGAGGATGCGTTCCTCGATCTGCGACATGACCTGCTCGTACGTGCGAAGTCTCTGGACGGGTTCCCATCCCTCTGCGGTCGTCACCGTGCATGCACCCCTTGGCCGAAACCGAACTCAGGCAATCTGCCCCTGCACCGTTCATCCTAGGTTCCCTCGTGTCTCGGGAAGGATCAGGCCGCTGAAGTGGCTTCGGCGTTGTGCTCGGCACGGAACTCTGCTTCGAGCTCGCGGCGGAACTTGACCGCGAGCTGGCTCTCGTCGAGCTCCACGTCGTTCCAGGACACCGTGGTGTCCTTGGGCACATCGCGGATCAGCTTGGCGCCGTGCGCGAGTCCGAGCGGCAGTGCCTCGCGCTCGAGCGACATGGACGCGGGTGCGAGCTTGCCGAACACCGTGTAGCCGCCCTCACCGTCGAGAGTGTCGCCTGCCTTGAGGTCCTTCTTGGACGTCGTGACGACGTCTCCGCGGAAGCCGGTCGGCGTTCCGGTGGCCTCGCCCCGCAGCACAGCGGCCGCGATCGAGACATTCAGCTCGAGTCCGATCATGTGGTACGGACGGTACAGCGAGCCATAGCGACCGGAGTCGTCGGTCTGCACGCCGTACTCGGCGAAGCACTGCACGGCGTAGTCGGTGGTGGCCTCGAAGGTCACATAGACACCCCAGCGCAGGTCGCGCTCGACCTGCGAGCCGTCACGGTTGAGGCTCGAGATGAGCTCGACGGTGCCGCGACGCGAGAGCGTGCCGCCCTTCGACTTCTCCTTGAGCATCTGCGGAAGGTCATCCACACCGACGGGCGTGAAGTTGAGTCCCTCGTCCTGCGGGGTGAGGCCGGTGCCGTTGGCGACGGCAGCCATCTCGATCGCGGACTTGGTGCCGTCGAGGAAGGAGTTGAACATCTTCGGGTTGTAGTCACCCGAGGCGAGCTGCTCCTCGGTGAAGCCGTAGTAGTCCCAGACGGTGTCAGGGGTGGAGTAGTTGTACTCGGGCAGGTACTTCGTGCCCTTGCCCGCGGCGACGACGTCGAAGCCGACGGTGCGGCACCAGTCGACGAGCTCGCAGATGAGGGCGGGTTGGTCGCCGTACGCCATGGCGTAGATGACGCCGGCGGCCTGGGCACGACGCTGCAGCAGCGGTCCGACCATGCAATCGGCCTCGACGTTGACCATGATGACGTGCTTGCCGTGGTCGATCGCCTTGACCGCGTGGTACGTGCCGATGAGCGGGTTTCCGGTGATCTCGAGGATCACCTCGATCTCGTCGAGCTCGATGAGCTTATCCGAGCTCTCGGTGAGGTAGGTGCTGCCGTTGCGAAGGGCGTCCTCGAATGAGGCTGCCGCGTACCGCTCCTGCGGCCAGCCGGTGCGGTGCATGGCCTCGCGGGCCTTGGGGAGGTTGATGTCGGCGACACCCACAACGTGAATGCCTTTTGAGCCGAGTGCCTGTGTGAGGAACATCGAGGCGAACTTGCCGGCGCCGATGACCCCGACGCGGATGGGGCCGGCCTCTGCGGTGCGCTTTTCCAGCAGCGAGAACAGGTTCATGCGAACTACTCCTTTGTAGGCCTTCACAGCCAGTAGTGAAAAATAGGATGGTCAGACCATCTACTTGTGAATAGTTTTACCATCTACTCTGACTTTGTCAAGTGGTGCCACAACACGCTGGCTAGACTTTCCCCGTCACCCAGATGCCACAAGGAGAACCGCAATGCCCGTCGCAACCCCAGACCAGTACGCCGAGATGCTCGACAAGGCCAAGTCCACCGGATTCGCCTTCCCCGCCATCAACGCCTCGTCCTCCTCGACCATCAACGGCATCCTGCAGGGACTGAGCGACGCCGGCTCCGACGGCATCATCCAGGTCACGACCGGAGGCGCGGACTACTTCGCCGGCCAGAGCGTGAAGGCACGGGCATCCGGAGCTCTCGCCTTCGCGGCGTTCGTCACCGAGGTCGCCAAGAATTACCCGGTCACCGTCGCCCTGCACACCGATCACTGCCCCAAGAACGCCCTCGACGACTTTCTGCTGCCGCTCATCGCCGCGTCAGAAGACGAGGTCAAGGCCGGTCGCAACCCGATCTTCCAGTCGCACATGTGGGACGGCTCGGCCGTGCCGCTCGCCGAGAACCTCGAGATCGCGCAGCAGATCCTCCCCCGCATGAAAGCGATCAGCTCGATCCTCGAGGTCGAGATCGGCGTCGTCGGCGGCGAAGAAGACGGTGTCACCGAGGAGATCGGTGAGCACCTCTACACGACTCTGGATGACGCCATCGCCACGGTCGAGGCCCTCGGCTTCGGTGAGCAGGGCCGCTACATGGCGGCCCTCACCTTCGGCAACGTGCACGGCGTGTACAAGCCCGGTGGGGTCAAGCTGCGCCCCGCGCTGCTCAAGGAGATCCAGGACGGCCTCGCAGCCAAGTACGGCAAGGACGCCCTCCCTCTCGACCTGGTCTTCCACGGAGGATCGGGATCGACCGATGGCGAGATCGCCGAGGCCGTCGCCAACGGTGTCGTCAAGATGAACATCGACACCGACACCCAGTACGCCTACAGCCGCTCGATCGCCGACACGGTGCTCAAGAACTACGACGGCTTCCTCAAGATCGACGGCGAAGTCGGCAACAAGAAGGTCTACGACCCGCGCGCCTGGGGCAAGACGGCCGAGTCGGCTCTCGCCCTCCGCGTCGTCGAGTCGACCAAGCAGCTCGGATCGGCCGGACACAAGATCTAGGCACGACCCTGTGAAACGCCGTCCCCTCGGGGGCGGCGTTTTGTCGTTAAGGGCGCTGCGCCGGGAACTGGAACTTGAGCAGCTCGCGCGCCGGATCCCAGCTGAGTTCCTGCACCGCGGTCTGCAGCGTCAGGTAGTAGGGGGCGAGCATCATGGTGCGCCGACCTTCCGGCAGGTCGAGGTCGAGACTGAGCGCCACCGCGGTGCCGCCGTCGTCCTGGCTGCGCAACTCGATGAACAGCGAGCCGTCGCGGGTAGCGGGGTTCTTCATGACGGCGAGCAGGAGGCCTCGCAGGGCCGCGCGCTGCACGGTGTTCATGGCGTCGGCGCGATGGTCGGGGTCGACCACGTAGATCGGCCCGTAGAGCGCGAGCGAGTCGAGCCAGCTGCGGTTGGCCTGGCTGACGAGATCGGCGCGCAGCTGCCGCGCGAGCTGTCCGGCGAGAGCGCGATCCTCCTCGGTGACGGTGCCGCGGTCGGCAACGTCGCGCAGGAAGGGGGCGACCCGGGTACCGAGCCGCGCGAGAGTGCGGCGCTCGACCTGTCTTGCGGCTTCCTCATTGGCGGCCTCGGTGACCGGTTGCGGTGTGCCCGCGCCCGTGAGCAGAGACTGCGTACTCTTGACGATCACTCCGCTGAAGATGGCGCATGCCGCCGTGGCGATCACCACGCCACTCGCGGCGATGAGCATGGCGCTCAGCGGCGGCCACACCCGCGCCGAAGCGATGAATCCGTACCAGGCGCCCATCGTCGCGGCGGCGGTGAAGATCGCCCCGTATCCGATCAGCTGCCGCACGCTCGAGTAGGGCGACATGCTCCCGAGCACAAGTCCGACGCCCACGGGCACCCACCAGTGCTGGACCAGCAGTATCGAGTCGTGGTTTCCCACGGCCGAGACGAGAACCGAGACCAGGGTGAGCAACAACGGGAGCACGGCCTGCCGCAGACCGAACGGCGTGCGCAGCGGTCGGGTTGCCCGCTGCACGAGCACGCAGGCGAGAACCTGAAGGGCGAGGGCCAGCATCTCGAGAAGGGGGTTCGCGAGCAGGTTCCAGGTCAGAACGATTGCCACAGCACCGTAGACGAGGAGCGTCGACGTGAGAACCGTAGGGATCAGCGGCTTCGTGAACCAGCTGAGCGGATCGGTCTGTTGTGGGCTCACCCGCCACGACTCAAGCATCGGGACCGGGCCGATTCGGAATGGACATGAGCACCGACGTGCCGTGCCCGGGGCGCGAGAAGATGCGCACCGAGCCGCCCAGCGATTCGATGCGCTGCACGATCGAGGTGCGGATACCCAGTCGATCTCCGGAGATGGATTTCGGGTCGAACCCCACCCCATCGTCGATCACCATGATGGTGACCTCCTCGGGGGTGGATCCGAGCACCACCTCGGCGGTGGACACCCCCGAGTGGTTGAGCACATTGTCGAGGCACGCGGCGAGCGCGGCGCCCGCGGTCGAGGAGGTCGCGGGCGAGAACAACACAACGTGATCGCTGTCGTCGGCCACGTCGACGGTAAGTC
Coding sequences within:
- the glpX gene encoding class II fructose-bisphosphatase produces the protein MELVRATEAAAIRAQPFIGRGDKLAADGAAVDAMRKFLGTVNFDGVVVIGEGEKDKAPMLFNGEHVGNGNGPAADIAVDPIDGTSLTAAGRQNALSMIAVADRGSMLDASSVFYMDKIVTGAEGIGVIDIRQPIDVNIAALAKAKDKPIGEIVVAVLDRPRHVGLIEEIHAAGAKTRLMLDGDVAGGINAAMYGSRIDMCVGTGGSPEGVATACAIKALGGFIQGRLHPKTDEERQKGLDAGLIFDHVYEASDLVRSDNTYFVATGVTDGELVSGVRRLGPIIRTESIVLRGRSGTIRRVAADHVAELWA
- a CDS encoding NAD(P)H-dependent oxidoreductase, with amino-acid sequence MNLFSLLEKRTAEAGPIRVGVIGAGKFASMFLTQALGSKGIHVVGVADINLPKAREAMHRTGWPQERYAAASFEDALRNGSTYLTESSDKLIELDEIEVILEITGNPLIGTYHAVKAIDHGKHVIMVNVEADCMVGPLLQRRAQAAGVIYAMAYGDQPALICELVDWCRTVGFDVVAAGKGTKYLPEYNYSTPDTVWDYYGFTEEQLASGDYNPKMFNSFLDGTKSAIEMAAVANGTGLTPQDEGLNFTPVGVDDLPQMLKEKSKGGTLSRRGTVELISSLNRDGSQVERDLRWGVYVTFEATTDYAVQCFAEYGVQTDDSGRYGSLYRPYHMIGLELNVSIAAAVLRGEATGTPTGFRGDVVTTSKKDLKAGDTLDGEGGYTVFGKLAPASMSLEREALPLGLAHGAKLIRDVPKDTTVSWNDVELDESQLAVKFRRELEAEFRAEHNAEATSAA
- a CDS encoding MFS transporter encodes the protein MTTTTPASAATRAKDGSPDKLKTAIGSAVGTTIENYDFLAYGTAAALYFGDAFFNAEDPVVGVLLGFLTFGIGFAMRPLGGIIGGYLGDKYGRKPVLVGALLIMGFATVLIGFLPTYAQIGVWAPILLTLIRVIQGLAFGAEWGGAILMTFEHAPWKKRGKYTGIPQAGVPLGLLLANIVFLFSVGLDNELAWRLPFLLSAVLIVAGLIIRLKVSESPEFEEAKAAGELEKNPILSVIKSDWRNVLRAIGLRLAESGGFYVIVTYLLSYISGGDEPIADRSVALTGLVIAATLGVAATILFGHLGDKVGRKPVYIIGTSALILFGFPLFGLVNTGSAVLIVIAYIIGLTLIHDSLAGTQGAWFSELFPTATRNSGASLGYQFSAAISGFIPLIATAVAIPLGWGGVALVYMGCGAIGLIAALLTRETWGKKQRAEVDAIIAGK
- a CDS encoding four-carbon acid sugar kinase family protein gives rise to the protein MKTIVLDDDPTGTQSASGVIVLLESSATLIAEALTEADSVYLLTNSRAIPEHEAIALMRSIRADAEEAAGAIGEPIQFVLRGDSTLRGHVFTETLVFADEESIILFVPAFPDGGRTTEGGVHYVRQGSERVAAHLTEFADDPVFPFSTAVLVDYVLEKSGRKASSMPIECVRAGGVEDVLVAALPGTVVVPDAVTNDDVRLIARGVEAARARGANIVVRSASPLAAALAGVESTGLLSVPLVPTPVPTLLVCGSHTAGATAQLELVAAQYGAATVIPTADAFENPAATGLAIAETAARDVAARGLAVVTTERERSLEHNTLDHGRLVMEALTSSVRALLPSVEIVVSKGGITSADVARIGIGAKRAEVLGQVIAGVSVWRLRAIDGRDRLYVVVPGNVGEPDALVTVLAALGR
- a CDS encoding CoA-acylating methylmalonate-semialdehyde dehydrogenase, giving the protein MDILDHWLNGAPFAGESTRTAPVYNPARGVVQREVRLATTGDVDSAVQAAKAAFPEWAGASWNKRQGVLFTFRELLNARKEEVAAILTNEHGKVTSDALGEVARGLEVVEFATGIPHLAKGEYSENVSTGVDVYSINQPLGVVGIISPFNFPAMVPLWFFPIAIAAGNTVVLKPSEKDPSAAIWMAKLLKEAGLPDGVFNVVHGDKESVDALLEHPDVASISFVGSTPIAKYIYETASKNGKRVQALGGAKNHMLVLPDADLDLVADSAVNAGFGSAGERCMAISVIVAVEPVADELIAKIKSRIEGLTVGDGTRGCDMGPLITKEHRDKVAGFIDVALADGADVVVDGRGIEVDGESDGFWLGPTLIDKVATTSDVYQHEIFGPVLSVVRVETYDDGLELINSSQYGNGTAIFTNDGGAARRFQREVQVGMVGINVPIPVPVGYYSFGGWKDSLFGDTKAYGPDAIRFFTRQKAITSRWLDPSHGGINLGFPQNG
- a CDS encoding FadR/GntR family transcriptional regulator; translation: MTTAEGWEPVQRLRTYEQVMSQIEERILDGRLKAGDHLPSERDLAQLLGVSRPSLRESLRVLEALGVVDIRRGGGADGGAMLVGTPGPGFVNLLKLQLALGHFSATDVLETRVALETWSCSEAAYRSTDADHAELAEILDLMDDPLIETKEFNRLDTAFHVRIAESTGNALTSHLMGSLRTAINRQMIEAYEGLADWRATAQVVRHEHRTILESIKKRDATEAARFVSLHIHDFYKTGNVGGTYPTG
- the rmuC gene encoding DNA recombination protein RmuC is translated as MDPIVALLLGLLVGVILGGFIGLLLARTRRAAADPALLEARHAAVVAEIRSEESSHRSQLSAELAALQATAAGLREQIGIQQQQYSEFAERSRSEQLAVTERERAESKVLQALTPVQETLRTMQQKVTDLEAQRAVQHGEISQQLRSATESEERLRSTAESLASALRNNSTRGVWGETQLRNVVQAAGLIERVDFSVQSSIHSDAGAGRPDMVIHLPGGKNIAVDAKVPFAAYLEASAIAVTATGEEGARREAFLKQHVRAVRAHIDALASKAYWAGLEASPELVIAFIPSESLVASAMEADPGIMDYAFSKRVALASPVTLWSVLKTVAFSWQQDVLTEDAKQLFDLSKDLYSRLSTLSEHADKLRRSIDSTVSSYNQFANSLETRVLVTARKLNALDESKVLGEATLIESSAKQLTAVELELPEERSA